From a region of the Chroicocephalus ridibundus chromosome 8, bChrRid1.1, whole genome shotgun sequence genome:
- the RC3H1 gene encoding roquin-1 isoform X1: MRLFVVCLFSVWGLAAPQPYLVEDICTAKPRDIPVNPICIYRNPEKKPQEGEGQESGKGKLPESTNPRVWELSKANSHFAVVFYKYLADSKEDGENVFMSPLSISTAFAMTKLGACGSTLQQLMEVFRFDTISEKTSDQIHFFFAKLNCRLYKKANKSSELVSANRLFGEKSLVFNETYQNISEIVYGAKLWPLNFKEKPELSRKIINEWVANKTEKRITEVIPEGGIDDLTVLVLVNTIYFKGHWKSQFPAPNTKLDLFHKANGETCKVPIMYQESKFHHASISQDKVQVLELPYKGDDITMVLVLPNAGTPLVEVERDLTSEKLQGWIDSMKEVSLFVYLPRFRIEDSFSVKEKLRKMGLEDLFSPENARLPGIIAEGRTDLYVSEAFHKAFLEVNEEGSEASAATAVTVSGRSFPMNRIIFNANRPFLLFIREAALNTIIFMGRIADPCS, translated from the exons ATGCGTCTTTTTGTGGTGTGTCTCTTCAGCGTCTGGGGTCTGGCTGCCCCTCAGCCCTACCTTGTGGAAGACATTTGCACCGCGAAGCCACGAGACATCCCGGTGAATCCCATCTGCATCTATCGcaaccctgagaagaagccccaggaGGGTGAGGGACAAGAGTCAGGGAAGGGCAAGCTCCCGGAGTCCACCAACCCTCGGGTCTGGGAGCTGTCGAAGGCCAACTCGCACTTTGCTGTTGTCTTCTACAAGTACCTGGCTGACTCCAAGGAGGATGGGGAAAACGTCTTCATGTCGCCCCTCAGCATTTCTACAGCCTTCGCCATGACCAAGCTCGGAGCTTGTGGTAGCACCCTCCAGCAGCTCATGGAG GTCTTTCGATTTGACACCATTTCAGAGAAGACGTCCGATCAGATCCATTTCTTCTTTGCCAAGCTGAACTGCCGGCTCTACAAGAAAGCCAACAAGTCCTCAGAGCTGGTATCAGCCAACCGCCTCTTCGGGGAGAAATCTTTGGTCTTCAATGAGACTTACCAGAACATCAGTGAAATAGTTTATGGAGCGAAACTCTGGCCCTTGAACTTCAAA GAGAAGCCAGAACTTTCCAGGAAGATCATTAATGAGTGGGTGGCTAATAAGACAGAGAAGCGCATTACAGAAGTGATCCCAGAAGGAGGTATTGATGATCTCACTGTCTTGGTCCTGGTCAACACCATTTATTTTAAG GGGCACTGGAAATCGCAGTTCCCAGCTCCAAACACAAAACTGGATTTATTCCATAAAGCCAATGGTGAGACCTGCAAAGTCCCAATTATGTACCAAGAGTCCAAATTCCACCACGCGTCCATCTCCCAGGACAAAGTTCAGGTGCTGGAGCTGCCTTACAAAGGGGACGATATCACAATGGTGCTGGTCCTGCCCAATGCTGGGACGCCGCTGGTGGAGGTGGAACGAGACCTGACATCGGAGAAGCTGCAGGGCTGGATAGACTCCATGAAGGAGGTGTCTCTCTTCGTCTACCTCCCTCGCTTCCGCATCGAGGACAGCTTCAGTGTCaaggaaaaactgagaaaaatgggGCTGGAAGATCTCTTCAGTCCAGAAAATGCCAGGCTCCCAG GTATCATTGCAGAGGGCCGTACTGACCTGTACGTATCTGAGGCTTTCCACAAAGCCTTCCTCGAG GTGAATGAAGAAGGCAGCGAGGCGTCAGCTGCGACAGCAGTCACCGTCTCCGGCCGTTCCTTCCCCATGAACAGAATCATCTTCAATGCCAACAGGCCCTTCCTGCTTTTCATCCGGGAAGCCGCCCTCAACACCATTATCTTCATGGGCAGAATAGCCGATCCGTGCTCCTAA
- the ZBTB37 gene encoding zinc finger and BTB domain-containing protein 37, giving the protein MEKSGNIQLEIPDFSNSVLSHLNQLRMQGRLCDIVVNVQGQAFRAHKVVLAASSPYFRDHMSLNEMSTVSISVIKNPSVFEQLLSFCYTGRICLQLADIISYLTAASFLQMQHIIDKCTQILEGIHFKINVAEVEAELSQTRTKHQERPPESHRVTPNLNRSLSPRHNTPKGSRLGQVSTVLDIRELSPPEESTSPQIIEQSSDVESREPILRINRAGQWYVETGMGDRGGRNDDDVRVLGGVRIKTENLEEWLGADHQPSGEDGSSAEEVTAMVIDTTGHGSIGQEAYALGSSGAKVVRPTSSEIDRFSPSGSMVAVTERYRSKSESPGRMDEPKQPSSQGEESAMLGVSGYVEYLREQEVSERWFRYNPRLTCIYCAKSFNQKGSLDRHMRLHMGITPFVCRMCGKKYTRKDQLEYHIRKHTGNKPFHCHVCGKSFPFQAILNQHFRKNHPGCMPLEGPHSISPETTVTSRGQTEEESPPQEEAVAVGETAQGSVSTTGPD; this is encoded by the exons ATGGAGAAGAGTGGGAACATTCAGCTGGAGATTCCTGACTTCAGTAACTCTGTCCTGAGCCACCTGAATCAGTTACGCATGCAGGGGCGCCTGTGTGACATCGTGGTCAACGTCCAGGGGCAAGCTTTCCGTGCTCACAAGGTGGTGCTGGCTGCCAGCTCGCCCTACTTCCGCGACCACATGTCCTTGAACGAAATGAGCACCGTTTCCATTTCTGTCATCAAGAACCCTTCTGTTTTCGAGCAGCTCCTTTCCTTTTGTTACACCGGTAGGATATGTCTGCAGCTGGCTGACATCATCAGTTACCTAACAGCTGCCAGTTTCTTGCAGATGCAGCACATCATAGACAAGTGCACACAGATTCTCGAGggaattcatttcaaaattaatgtGGCAGAGGTGGAAGCAGAATTGAGCCAGACCAGGACAAAGCATCAGGAAAGACCACCGGAGTCTCACCGGGTCACGCCAAATCTAAACCGTTCTCTCAGCCCGCGTCACAACACCCCGAAGGGGAGTCGCCTGGGTCAGGTTAGCACGGTGCTGGACATTCGGGAGCTCAGCCCACCTGAGGAGTCCACCAGCCCCCAGATAATTGAGCAGAGTTCGGATGTGGAAAGCAGGGAGCCCATACTACGAATTAACAGAGCAGGACAGTGGTACGTTGAGACGGGAATGGGAGACCGCGGCGGACGGAACGATGATGACGTCCGGGTGCTAGGAGGAGTTCGCATTAAAACAGAGAACCTGGAGGAGTGGCTTGGGGCAGATCATCAGCCGTCGGGAGAAGATGGGAGCAGCGCTGAGGAGGTCACTGCTATGGTGATCGACACCACGGGCCATGGATCAATAGGCCAAGAGGCTTATGCGTTAGGGTCCTCCGGGGCCAAAGTGGTCAGGCCAACCAGTAGTGAGATTGACAG atTTAGCCCTTCTGGCAGCATGGTTGCTGTGACTGAGCGGTACAGATCAAAAAGCGAGTCTCCCGGGCGGATGGATGAGCCCAAGCAGCCCAGTTCCCAG GGGGAGGAATCGGCCATGCTTGGAGTGAGCGGTTATGTGGAATATCTCCGGGAGCAGGAGGTTTCAGAGCGCTGGTTCCGGTACAACCCACGGCTCACTTGTATTTACTGCGCCAAATCCTTCAACCAGAAAGGCAGCCTGGACCGGCACATGCGTCTCCACATGGGCATCACGCCTTTTGTCTGCCGCATGTGTGGGAAGAAGTACACCCGCAAGGATCAGCTGGAGTATCACATCCGCAAGCACACGGGCAACAAGCCTTTTCATTGCCACGTCTGCGGCAAAAGCTTCCCTTTCCAGGCCATCCTCAACCAGCACTTTCGCAAGAACCACCCTGGCTGTATGCCTCTGGAGGGGCCCCACAGTATCTCCCCCGAGACCACCGTCACGTCTCGGGGGCAGACGGAGGAAGAATCTCCtccacaggaggaggctgtcgcTGTGGGGGAGACGGCACAGGGATCTGTGTCCACAACTGGGCCGGATTGA